The sequence ACTCTTACCACCAGACACACTGGACCGACTTGCGCCTTCGCTACTCGTAAGAAAAACCACAGGAATAATTCTACTAATAATCTTTGCctattatagtaaatatatgggaataaaatatagttctGAATTTGACAGTTATGCcttgtgttaatttttattacttttgtaagtaataaatggCGGAGTAATTATTGTCTCTTTTTGGTCcggttaattaaataatacttattaagaAATGTTGTCTTTGCTGTGAACATACCTACGTTAGTTTTTCAACAGGACACTTACGTAATAAAATGGTCctatgtgtaatttttttttaagggtGAACATCCGAACCCGTACACCCTGACAAAAGCAGTAGCGGAGACCATCGTTCAAGGCTACACAGACTTGCCTGTTTGCATCGTTAGGCCTTCCATAGGTAAGCACAGATCACATAGCAACAGAATCTATAGACTCACAAACATATAGAATATACATATGACAGTAGTTACAGTACCCTTGTGAATGGTCACACCTGGGTAACAACTAACAGGTGCACGTTCTCAAGACACGATCAAAACTCATTAAGTACCCCTCATAATATATTCATTCACTTTCATGGTTCATGAAATTGGGTCAAATCAGTACAAATTCAACGggatttttaattacttcgaTATTAATTAGGGTACCTATAATAtcttatatttcaattatgaTTTTCCAACAGTCAGGACcatattatattctattgtcttttattgacataacttttagacatagaaaaaaacacttttttaccggatttgaagttatgttttcattgtaaatttataataaaacataacttcaaatccggtaaaaaagagCTTTCTTTTTGTtccatattatattgttttattattgattttattttatattctccCACTAACAACTTAAGTAAATTGACATAAAATtcgaattaaaagaaaaaaaaaagaaaaaagtcgAATATCCTTTTCAGGTAAGTACCTGAAAACGATATTCGACTTTTTAAAACTACACTTACTAGTTATGACCTTACTTATTCCGTTTGTGACCTTTGACAATGGTTATATATCGATACAGCCTACCTAAAGGCTAATAACAGCCCTCAAGTTCATTTAGCGAACGAagcattaaaatttcaatgttTGTTCGTAATTATTTATCGATTTCCATTCTTGTGTTATTCAGAGTTGAGTTAGTATAATGTTTTAATGCTAAAGGTTATTTACCGAATGTTCAAATGCTTTTAAGTAGATTGTGAAATTGTGTTGAAATCTAAGAAGTCAATTATATCTAAAAGCAACATtttgttaattgtattaattgaTCCGAATAATATATCTGTATTTTCATTACATTATCAATATCAATTGCCGATCATATGATACACGCTGTGTAGTTCACATATTTACTTTTCATATAACGTGGTGTGCCATTGTTTCAGTGACGGCTGCGTACCAGGAGCCATATCCAGGATGGATAGACAACGTGTATGGAGTTACTGgtgagtttaaaaaaaaattacggcTCGTAGAAAGTTGTGACGCATGGGGAAGATaaattagacatagacataacatttattacaaacaaaacacacacacagaaacacacttaataaaaaaaattaaaattaaaagaatgagagataacatttttttcttttatagaacaaggtacgttttaagtgtgtaatgcgtgtgtgctgtggttgtaattggctcTGCATTATACTGAGGAGCAGACTTCAGAATTCgcatttgttttgtaatatatagtaacagccctgtcgcagccaactagtcAATGAACCGTTCAATTAACGgtctagccttttaactaaacagcgccgtttaactagcagCCTAAAAGATATTCACCAGTTTTTACGACATTAAGTTAACAGTCAATAGGCTGGGCAAGTAATGAAACGTCATCGATCCCAATCCTTAGCTGTTTGATCAACTGGCTCAATATCTTaaaggccgctagttaaatgGCGCTGTTTAGTTAAGAGGCTATGCTGttgattgaacggctaattaagctagttggctgcgacagcCATACGAACTTAGAGGCAGCATTTTTTACGGCGCAAACGGCACATTTATACGAGTAAACGTACGACCATACTGTcggtaaaaacaaaataatataactaaaatgcGTCGAATCTGACTTAAATCCTCTAATAATACCAATGCAAATGAATGCTATcactacattattattaaattgacaGCCATTGAGAGTAGCTACAAATGAATGGTCGGGcgtattttacaaattaattgtattattcgACATCATTATACTTTCTATCCAGGTATAATAATGGAGATCTCTCGGGGTACCTACCGATCTGGACTTTGTCGTGAGAGATATGTGGTGGATCTGGTACCAGTAGATGTACTGGTGAACTGCTGCATACTTGCAGCTTGGAGACAGGCTGGGAAACGGTAACTATTTCCAACCACAGAGCTTAGAGGAAATCCTatctaataaattttcaattcaCCTTTAATTCTATACAaacttttgaatttgtaaGTCATAGGATAAAAAGTTCAGGATACACAAGAAACAGCTTGCTGTTTACTGTGGTGTTTCAAATCCCATGTATTCGGTTAAAGAAactggtttaaataaaatatggtgATCAACTAAACTATGAAGTTGAAACATTTCTTCTTCATTCTTTAATTATCAACCTCCGACCGTTAGTCCTGAAGAAAACCCATAGAAGACAATTTATGAAACCTAGATCTTTATCGAAGTTTCCTGAAAAGACTGTTCttaattttctaaattttttagtGCTGGCAAATGTCCTGTATACAATGTAACGTCAGGGTCGGTCGCGCCATTGCAGTGGGGCAATTTTACAAGGCTCTGTGTTCGCTGGGCGAGAGAGAATCCAACCAAGTAAgcaatttattattgtgtaCGAATACTTGGATATATTCCAAACCGACCGCCAAGCTCTGATAAATGCGTCGACTTATATATGCTTATACTCGTATATTGGTTTAGTTACTCCTTATATAGTTAAAGTTATATGTAACCTTGTAAATAAGCTTCTATCACTCAGTTGAAATTGATGAACgatttaatttatagaaatactatattgtgtataataaacgcggaaaaataattgtaaggGAGTGTTGTAATAGATGAATGAGTCTGCTCGATTTTGGtatttgctttttgaagtatacttcttttggcgcgttagggaaaaatgatgaatgtaaatttttatgaagcgcacaccgtcacaaaaaaaccgacaccctgaagttagctatagtcaacattttagttttttctattgttagtgtcgtgttttctacaaacgtagaataaattttttgaaaagatttttatcttgtttcgccaaagaagtataacttttaacgcgtttacataagtacacacacgttttttttattaaatttgtgtgCTTAAAATACAACTTACGCGCAAAGGTTAAATCACTAAAAAAATCAGATATCTTCATAGTTTGATGTGTTTTAGATACGTCATGTGGTACCCGAATTTCTCGTTCACCGAGTCAAGAGCGCTAAACACTTTCTGGGAACTGACTTGTCACTTTTTACCAGCTTTCATCTACGACCTTGTGTTACGAGCGCAAGGACGAAAACCCATGTAAGTatcttttatattactttgctaagaataaattataaggCGCCTTCAATGGAaggtaacatttttattttgtagattGTTTCAACTTTTCAaaagcttataaaaataagcgtTAAAGAGTGCTTTTGTCAGTCTAGTAATGAAAACATTTAGTCTTGgatttttcctaaaaaaaatattttttttacctttagaactgaataaattatttatttattttaaaaatccacactaacgaaacacatacagaCACTTACAGAGAAAAGagataaaacaataaacaaaaataaactagattaagaaatacaaatattaaagcaAACATGCAATTCAAAAATGTACTATATTCCTTCTGCtattgttatgtattattattggtGACAGAATAATACAGAcgtatctatatattatttgttttatagcaTGATGAAGCTTGCACGTCGTTTTAAACTGGCAGCTGCAACAGGAGAATACTTCGCCAATAACGAATGGCATTTCGGCATCGAAGAACTTACAGCTTTGCACAAAGATGGCGCATCTGCTCCAGACGGCGCTATTTTCTCGGCTTGGCCTCAACAGTTCTCATGGGATTCCTATGTTGGCGCGTATATGCTTGGAATCCGACGATTCATATTAAAGGACACCTTGGAATCGCTGCCCGAAGCTCGTAGTAAACTCAACAagtaagttacatttattaagacggattattattactaatggCAACATCCTAGCGACTAACAAGTAATATATGTCGGCGATAATCGTAGGATTAGTGGGCGTCGTGTGAGTAAAGTGAGTGTGAGCACAAaaggcctagtggcttcagcctcatctctgaggttgtaggttcgatccccggctgtggaccaatggacttcatttctatgtgtgcattttaatattcgctcgaacagtgaaggaaactATCgtgaggctgatcacctactagcctattagattgacaaatgatcttgaaactgatacagaaatctgaggacctgaaggttttagcgccactgattctttttatatttatttattgtaaaatgatCTATGAGAATTTTTACGTACTTAATTATATGTGGTACATATATTATCaagaataattttatctttaatagaacggattattattgattatgaGCTTTTActttgagtatttttttttcagattgtATTGGATACACCGCGTGTGCCAAGCGGCTAGTGGATACTACTTATTCCGGTTACTGGCATCCCGTTGGCCTCTCGCCAGCAGTTGGTACCACAGACAATAGAATGGTCCCTAATTAGTTTATCGTATGTAAGAAAAAGGCACAGTTGTTTTTCTTACCGGAGAAGAATCATCTTTTCCCTCAATTATTATCAGTGGTATCGACAACTAGTATTATCTGTGGATATTTCCACCCGTTATGCTTAAAGAGGCTATAGCAGGGTTTTCTAGAAACCTTAGATACATAGACAGTCATATTCGACGGAATAGATAATGTTGTTGTATTAGAAGCAATATCTGATCCAATTCTatcatttcatttcaaaatCTATGAACAATTCTTGGTGTAGTTTTATTTGCGTTTCATATAACCCTATCATTATTATGTATCTATTATTAAAAGCCAATTtgtatagtaaactttacaaaGCAAGCTgatgtaagattttaaataatgatttatagGTGAAATTTTGCACTGACAGTGGTAATAAATGTTCACATGAGATGTTATATGTGTTTGTATCGAAATATTTTATCCGattgtaaaatacattttaaatgccTAAGGGTGTTACCACACCAATCGATCGATCGTTAATCGATGTCATCGATCGACATCGGTCGACGTTGATCGATTGGTTTGGTAGCTTTAATTGATCGACGGATACCGGTCGACTAACCATTCGATCGATTGCCAGACGATGGCATCGGTCGACGTAGACCGATTGACCCCGGCTATATTCCATCAGTGTTTTTCGAAATGTATTCACAAGAGGACGCGTTATCGATTGGTCTGGTAGAAACTATCGATCGACGTCGACTAATCCATTCTACCATCGATCGATGGCATCTATCGACTATCGATCGATTGGTGTGGTAACCTGAAAGGGGATTCAAAGTCGAGACTTGGCGCTAAGTGTGACTCCAGTTTCTCAAAAGCATATTGGATTTGACATAGTTATAGTTATACGCTAAGAATGGACTCTGAATCGGAGAGTTGGGCTGTTCTAACGCAATTTATATTACGGCTTGAATTGAGTCGTGTAgtgtaaaagtaaattaattcatatatgCTTTATTAAAGAGAAAATGTCACACATCTCTTGTTTATCgtttattattagattattataattacggtgttataatgtaattaaaaaattaaattaaattctagtttttttaCCCTTATAAAATCATACAATGAAACCATCTTTTTTAATACTCATcgaaaatattaactttatctaataataaaaaatcgtaaaaaaacataaataattttgatttcagATAGTCTACTGAGATTGTTTGTGTACTTTAAATAACGTGTATACTGTATGTGTTGAAACAACTAAGGAAAACTTTTAACCATGATACGGtattcaaaagtcaaaatcatttattcatattggtattttcaaaaaagaaatatacatatattaaatgcttctaattttacatttactgccagttctcaaatcgagggcgtagaacggaagagaggaactggcaataaactctccgccactctttataatcgccaagttttttgttttacacaacgtttgtaaggagctgcaaccattacaccatgttccacatgacatcttaagtaataaataataataaaataaattaaaatcaaagatttcacctctatcagcaggaggcatggtgaaataggagcacgcacttacattttcgtgggaacaacacgcaaatacataatcgaaataactaacatcaccgcatacacgaattcaagtccgaccagtcacAACAAGTAGCACAcattcacgagtatgacgcatggccagccatcggcccctcgccatattttagggagagagacaacccgacgcatagACGCTGCCataagcaatgacatttaagcgagcatgacgatccttgaaatgtgaacttggctacataagaaaataaactaattacaTTATGAATATGTTTCATCTGTATATGGAATTATAGTTTGGGGAAATTCAGGCGAAGTAAATAGGGCGATAAGGCTCAAAAAATCTATTAGAGCAATTTGTAGAGCAAACTATCTTGATAGTTGCGTACCCTTGTTTAAGAAACTCAACATTTTACCTCTTCcctgtatgtatattttagaaatgtcCTTTTTCGTTCACAAAAccatgaatatttttaaattaatgggAATAGACATCTGTCGAAGTAGACGTGGAGAGAAAAAGGCTGTGCCAAAAATGAATCTGGAACTGTATAGGAAAAACACCTATTGTATGGCAATCAAggtctataataatttaccaaaaacattaaaaattttagagtttttcaaaatttatgcgtgaaacataattaatattattttgaaatcgtaataatatattaaatgtgatattttatcactacaaTAAGAATAgactatatgtataataagaCTCATAATGtattgtaaaattatgtaatattccttttgaaacaaatttgcacgccattatgtgtggcagaatatgccacctttagattgtaccaccataacatttacgtaccatattcttgcaaataaattattattataaaattttgaaagtAAGTGAAGTCACTCCTCTCAATTTAAGAGATTCACTCTGTGGGCACAGCCACCGCCCGCCAAGTCGAGCAATAAAGCGGCACGGCCATACCATCCTTTTCTCGAAGCAGCAGGTTCTTCTATCTGAATTCGGTTACCAAGCAGGTCAAATTTCTTAATCTTAATTCTTGTCACTCAGAGTAGCAAGAGTGACAGAACGATCATCAAAACTCTAAGGCACTTCTAGCAGACAAAACTTCAAATGAATATCATTTCATATCAACTTCATAGAATGCTATTAGTATTTAGTGTAAAAAGGAAAAACTAaacataaacttaattttgatatatagTATTAGCTGATGTTCTTAGGTTGTTTATTAAGTAGGGACTGAAAAATGAACCGACTTGGTATTACATGGATCTCACAATTTTTAGTGACTTTTTTACACGTTATGTTTTTGCtagcataatatattattatttctctaGGGAACAGTAATTTGCGTTAAGAGAGATACCAAGATGAGTTTCTAAATAGAAGATGTAACGCTGTTTCTGGTCAAGGTATAGAACGTAAGTAAAAggtatttaacttatttttgtacGCCAACTGAAAATAACTTCTAAAAAAATCCCATTGTTCTCGTTATCTTGCATCTATGTTTTCAAACATCACATTTAGTCACTACAATTGTACGAGTCAAGGAAAtaacaagttttaaaattcgaatctTGACTTGCAATTTGGCGCcattttctaaatttaataaaaatattttgacagtgacgtgtattttgttttgacaaatatttttatcagcCAAATGTCACATTGTGATTatgatacaatattttatagagtATTCTGTGCAACGGTATTAGGTATAGCATTTACATTCACAGTTATTTTGACTAATGTCTTCATTGATATTGATGGGTTGTTATCAAAGAAAGGTTAGTAATGAGTAATTAGCGGTAGATATCTATTACACTAGTTTAATTACaacgaataatttttttaaactttattaaattagtttcttggttaataaatttaaatattttttaaagtttataaaaattgcaaGGATTTAATACTAAGTTTACaaaaagatacaaaaaaatgctATCTTCGTTAAATTACTCGGAAATTTCCTACTCCATAAACTACTATAGGCCTCAAATAaatagcaatttttttaacactaCAATGAACgtgataaaacattttttagtaattacagaagttttatgaataagacaATATCGTTCATTTtctaaaatcaattaattattttattttatcgataacatgttattataataaataatttagttagttCCGAGAAGGTTTACGACCATTCCAGTTGCATCTAGAGGTTGTCCTAAGTAAAATGTTGGCGATGCTACTTTTGAAttcctaaaaaatataattttgatttattttaaagacacCGTTGCGGAGACCACATCCAACTTTGACAGTTACAGAACAGAAGATGTTAAGAATGATGTTCAATATGATG is a genomic window of Pieris napi chromosome 13, ilPieNapi1.2, whole genome shotgun sequence containing:
- the LOC125055553 gene encoding putative fatty acyl-CoA reductase CG5065 encodes the protein MDMLIKDEEYINANDPSLPDMNREVLEGSIEGIADFFTNAVILVTGGTGFVGKALLEKLLRSCPGIDTVYVLMRPKRGLSVEQRYKELIKNQVFDRIRARYPQRLEKLHALAGDVSAPRLGLTDAQVALMGRVNTVFHSAATVRFTDPLRNAAALNVKGTDTLMKLARDHMPLLKAVVHVSTAYSNAPRSEIDERVYEPPCDPQALLSCAELLPPDTLDRLAPSLLGEHPNPYTLTKAVAETIVQGYTDLPVCIVRPSIVTAAYQEPYPGWIDNVYGVTGIIMEISRGTYRSGLCRERYVVDLVPVDVLVNCCILAAWRQAGKRAGKCPVYNVTSGSVAPLQWGNFTRLCVRWARENPTKYVMWYPNFSFTESRALNTFWELTCHFLPAFIYDLVLRAQGRKPIMMKLARRFKLAAATGEYFANNEWHFGIEELTALHKDGASAPDGAIFSAWPQQFSWDSYVGAYMLGIRRFILKDTLESLPEARSKLNKLYWIHRVCQAASGYYLFRLLASRWPLASSWYHRQ